Below is a genomic region from Streptomyces sp. RPA4-2.
AGGGCCGGGCGGGCGGCCTGAAACGGGGGCGGGCCGCCCGTACCGCGGCGGTCCGCACCTCAGGGCGGCGGCGGTCGGGCGGGCGGGGGTCCGCCCGTACGGCGGCGGGGAAAGGTCCCGGCAGGAGCGGGGAACCGGAAACGGGAAACGGGGAGCGGGGAGCACGGACATGGCGTGGACGCGGAGCTCGTGGATGCGTGGAGTCGTCTGCCGGATGACGGCGTGGCGGGAGTCGCGGCGGCGGTGGAGGGCGGACATGGCGCGGTTCAAGGCGGAGCGGCGCACCGCGCGGCGGAACGGGCAGCCGCTGCCCGAGAATCCGGGCCCGCCGCCGACCGGGTTCGCCCTGCTGCCCTGGCTGCTGCTGGGCATGGGCGCCTTCTCCAACCTGTTCCAGGACAGGTCCTCGCACCCCTGGATAGGCGCCATCGGCCTGTTCACCTTCAACTCCCTGTACATCAACGTCGCGTTCCGTGCCTTCGTGAAGGAGAAGCGCGAGGCCCTCTCCACGCGTCTGGCGCTGGCCGCGATGGGCGTGCTGACCTGCGCCCTCGCCATCGGCTACGGCGGCAACTGGCTGCTGTTCTTCCCGCTGCTGGGTCTCGCGGTGGGGGCGACCCTGCGCGGCCCCTGGCTCGGCCGGACGGGTATCGGTCTGGCCGCGCTGGCGGGCGGGGTCTCCGGCGTCCGGGAGGGCTGGGACGCGATCAACATCGCGTACGGCACCTTCCTGTCCACGATGGTCACGGCGGCGATCCTGTCCCTCGCAGAGGCGGTACGGGAACTGCGGGCGGCCCGTGAGGAGCTGGCCCGGCGCGCCGTCGAGAAGGAGCGCCTGCGTTTCTCCCGTGACCTGCACGACCTGCTCGGCCACACGCTCTCCGTGATCGTGGTGAAGTCGGAGGCTGCCCGCCGGCTGGCGCCCCGCGATCTGGAGGCGGCCCTGGTGCAGGTCGCGGACATCGAGTCGGTCGGCCGCCAGGCCCTCACGGAGATCCGCGAGGCGGTCACCGGCTACCGCGAGGGCAGCCTCGCCACCGAGCTGGACCGGGCCCGCTCCGCACTGTCCGCGGTGGGCGTCGACCCGGTCGTACGGCAGTCGGGGCCGCCCCTCGTGCCGCGGTCCGAGGCC
It encodes:
- a CDS encoding sensor histidine kinase yields the protein MAWTRSSWMRGVVCRMTAWRESRRRWRADMARFKAERRTARRNGQPLPENPGPPPTGFALLPWLLLGMGAFSNLFQDRSSHPWIGAIGLFTFNSLYINVAFRAFVKEKREALSTRLALAAMGVLTCALAIGYGGNWLLFFPLLGLAVGATLRGPWLGRTGIGLAALAGGVSGVREGWDAINIAYGTFLSTMVTAAILSLAEAVRELRAAREELARRAVEKERLRFSRDLHDLLGHTLSVIVVKSEAARRLAPRDLEAALVQVADIESVGRQALTEIREAVTGYREGSLATELDRARSALSAVGVDPVVRQSGPPLVPRSEALLGWVLREAVTNVLRHSGATRCEISVSGTRDRVRLEVADDGDGVLSPSPVPGIGGTGLKGLTERLAAAGGSLRAGPSPRGGFTVTAELPVEGELPVEGDPVEGELPVEGGLSAAGGPAAGERPAQDRLPADPAELPLSRTPGAR